In one Bacillus thuringiensis genomic region, the following are encoded:
- the rfbC gene encoding dTDP-4-dehydrorhamnose 3,5-epimerase, giving the protein MKVIETNFTDAKLLEPRLFGDERGFFSESYNKQVLETLGITYSFVQDNVSYSVKAGTIRGLHFQKKPKAQTKLIQVMQGAIYDVIVDLRKKSPTFKQWKGYILSADNHRQLLVPKGFAHGFCTLVPHTIVMYKVDEYYSAEHDSGLLWEDKDLAIPWPVTDPILSDKDRILPLLEEYEDSF; this is encoded by the coding sequence TTTACCGATGCAAAATTGTTAGAACCGAGGTTATTTGGAGATGAGCGTGGCTTTTTTTCAGAGAGCTATAATAAGCAGGTGCTAGAAACATTAGGGATTACGTATTCATTTGTACAGGATAACGTATCTTATTCGGTTAAGGCAGGAACGATACGGGGGCTACACTTTCAAAAAAAACCGAAAGCACAAACGAAACTCATTCAAGTTATGCAAGGAGCAATTTATGATGTTATCGTTGATTTGCGAAAAAAATCACCAACATTTAAACAATGGAAAGGGTATATTTTAAGTGCAGATAACCATCGGCAATTACTAGTGCCAAAAGGATTTGCCCATGGTTTTTGCACGCTTGTCCCGCATACTATCGTTATGTATAAAGTAGATGAATATTATAGTGCAGAGCATGACTCTGGATTACTTTGGGAAGATAAAGATTTAGCAATTCCTTGGCCGGTAACAGATCCCATATTGTCCGATAAGGACCGGATATTGCCATTACTAGAGGAATATGAAGATAGTTTTTAA
- the rfbB gene encoding dTDP-glucose 4,6-dehydratase — protein MNILVTGGAGFIGSNFVHYMLQSYETYKIINYDALTYSGNLNNVKSLQDHPNYSFVKGEIQNGELLEHVIKERDVQVIVNFAAESHVDRSIENPIPFYDTNVIGTVTLLELVKKYSHIKLVQVSTDEVYGSLGKTGKFTETTPLAPNSPYSSSKASADMIALSYYKTYQLPVIVTRCSNNYGPYQYPEKLIPLMVTNALEGKKLPLYGDGLNVRDWLHVTDHCSAIDVVLHKGRVGEVYNIGGNNEKTNVEVVEQIITLLGKTKKDIEYVTDRLGHDRRYAIDAEKMKNEFDWEPKYTFQQGLQETVKWYEKNKEWWKPLKD, from the coding sequence ATGAATATATTAGTAACAGGTGGGGCTGGATTTATTGGAAGTAATTTCGTTCATTACATGCTACAAAGTTATGAAACATATAAAATTATTAATTACGATGCATTAACATATAGCGGGAATTTAAATAATGTAAAATCTCTTCAGGATCACCCGAATTACTCTTTTGTAAAAGGAGAAATTCAAAATGGAGAGCTATTAGAACACGTCATAAAAGAGCGAGACGTACAAGTGATTGTAAATTTTGCAGCTGAATCACATGTGGACCGTAGTATTGAAAATCCGATTCCTTTTTATGATACAAATGTAATTGGGACGGTCACTTTATTAGAACTAGTTAAAAAATATTCGCATATAAAACTTGTGCAAGTGTCAACAGATGAAGTGTATGGTTCTTTAGGAAAAACAGGGAAGTTCACAGAGACAACGCCGTTAGCTCCAAATAGTCCATATTCTTCAAGTAAGGCGAGCGCGGACATGATAGCTCTATCTTACTATAAAACATATCAATTACCAGTTATAGTAACGCGTTGTTCTAACAATTATGGGCCGTACCAGTATCCCGAGAAATTAATTCCATTAATGGTTACGAATGCACTGGAAGGAAAAAAATTACCGTTATATGGTGATGGTTTAAATGTAAGAGATTGGTTACATGTAACGGATCATTGCAGTGCGATTGACGTTGTTCTGCATAAGGGACGTGTAGGAGAAGTATATAATATAGGTGGAAATAATGAAAAAACAAATGTAGAAGTTGTGGAACAAATTATTACTCTTTTAGGAAAAACAAAAAAAGATATTGAATATGTTACAGATCGTTTAGGGCACGATCGTCGTTATGCGATTGATGCAGAGAAAATGAAGAATGAATTTGATTGGGAACCGAAATATACATTTCAACAAGGATTACAAGAGACGGTGAAATGGTATGAAAAGAATAAGGAATGGTGGAAACCACTAAAAGATTAG
- the rfbD gene encoding dTDP-4-dehydrorhamnose reductase: protein MKERVIITGANGQLGKQLFEELNSEEYDIYAFDKKLLDVTNISRIQQVVQEIKPHIIIHCAAYTKVDHAEKEQDLAYRINAIGARNVAVASQLVGAKLVYISTDYVFQGARPEGYDEFHSPAPVNIYGASKYAGEQFVKELHNKYFIVRTSWLYGKYGNNFVKTMIRLGKERDEISVVADQVGSPTYVADLNMVINKLIHTSLYGTYHVSNRGSCSWFEFAQKIFSYANMKVNVLPVSTEEFGAAAARPKYSIFQHNMLRLNGFLQMPSWEEGLERFFIETKSH from the coding sequence ATGAAAGAGAGGGTTATCATAACAGGAGCAAACGGCCAATTAGGAAAGCAACTATTTGAAGAGTTAAACTCTGAAGAATATGATATATATGCATTTGATAAAAAGTTACTAGATGTCACAAATATATCCCGAATACAACAAGTGGTACAAGAAATAAAACCACATATAATTATTCATTGTGCTGCCTATACGAAAGTAGATCATGCAGAGAAAGAACAGGATCTTGCATATAGAATAAATGCAATCGGAGCTCGAAATGTAGCGGTCGCTTCACAATTAGTAGGGGCGAAGCTAGTTTATATTAGTACTGATTATGTATTTCAAGGCGCCAGACCAGAGGGGTACGATGAATTTCATAGTCCTGCTCCGGTAAATATATATGGAGCCTCTAAGTATGCGGGGGAGCAGTTCGTCAAAGAGTTACATAATAAATATTTTATCGTTCGCACATCGTGGCTATATGGTAAATATGGAAATAATTTCGTAAAAACGATGATACGATTAGGAAAAGAAAGAGATGAAATATCTGTTGTAGCGGATCAAGTTGGCTCTCCTACGTATGTGGCGGATTTAAATATGGTTATTAATAAGCTCATTCATACTTCTTTATACGGTACATACCACGTATCAAACAGAGGTTCATGCTCTTGGTTTGAATTTGCACAAAAAATATTTTCGTACGCCAATATGAAAGTGAATGTATTACCTGTTTCAACGGAAGAATTCGGAGCTGCGGCTGCAAGGCCCAAATATTCTATCTTTCAACATAACATGCTACGATTAAATGGTTTTTTACAAATGCCGTCTTGGGAAGAAGGATTAGAGCGCTTTTTTATAGAAACCAAAAGTCATTAA
- the fabI gene encoding enoyl-ACP reductase FabI gives MELLQGKTFVVMGVANQRSIAWGIARSLHNAGAKLIFTYAGERLERNVRELADTLEGQESLVLPCDVTNDEELTACFETIKQEVGTIHGVAHCIAFANRDDLKGEFVDTSRDGFLLAQNISAFSLTAVAREAKKVMTEGGNILTLTYLGGERVVKNYNVMGVAKASLEASVKYLANDLGQHGIRVNAISAGPIRTLSAKGVGDFNSILREIEERAPLRRTTTQEEVGDTAVFLFSDLARGVTGENIHVDSGYHILG, from the coding sequence ATGGAACTATTACAAGGGAAAACATTTGTTGTTATGGGCGTTGCGAACCAAAGAAGTATTGCATGGGGAATTGCTCGCTCTTTGCATAATGCAGGTGCAAAATTAATCTTCACATATGCAGGAGAACGTTTAGAAAGAAACGTTCGTGAATTAGCGGACACATTAGAAGGGCAAGAATCACTTGTATTACCTTGTGATGTAACGAATGATGAGGAACTTACAGCTTGTTTTGAAACAATTAAACAAGAAGTAGGTACTATTCACGGTGTAGCACATTGTATTGCTTTTGCAAATCGCGATGACTTAAAAGGTGAATTTGTAGATACTTCTCGCGATGGATTTTTACTTGCACAAAATATTAGTGCATTCTCTTTAACAGCTGTAGCAAGAGAAGCGAAGAAAGTAATGACAGAAGGCGGAAATATTTTAACGTTAACATATCTTGGCGGCGAGCGCGTTGTGAAAAATTATAACGTTATGGGTGTTGCGAAAGCTTCATTAGAAGCGAGCGTGAAATATTTAGCGAACGATTTAGGTCAACATGGTATTCGCGTCAACGCTATTTCTGCAGGACCAATTCGTACGTTATCTGCAAAAGGTGTAGGCGATTTCAACTCAATCTTAAGAGAAATTGAGGAGCGCGCACCACTTCGTCGTACAACAACGCAAGAAGAAGTTGGCGATACAGCAGTATTCCTATTCAGTGATTTAGCACGCGGTGTAACAGGAGAAAACATTCACGTTGATTCAGGGTATCATATCCTAGGATAA
- a CDS encoding spore coat CotO family protein → MEVGGTSVKNKNKSSTVGKPLLYITQVSLELAAPKIKRIILTNFENEDQKEKSNRQENIVSSAVEEVIEQEQQEEKQEEQQVEGKIEEEEKEEQEEQEEQEQVRTVPYNKSFKDMNNDEKIHFLLNRPHYIPKVRCRIKTATVSYVGSIISYRNGIVSIMPQNSMRDIRLSIDDIQSISMAGF, encoded by the coding sequence ATGGAAGTGGGAGGGACGAGTGTGAAGAATAAAAATAAAAGTTCAACAGTTGGAAAACCGTTGTTATATATTACGCAAGTAAGTTTAGAACTTGCTGCACCGAAAATAAAAAGGATTATCCTGACAAACTTTGAAAATGAAGATCAAAAAGAAAAAAGTAATAGACAAGAAAATATTGTAAGTAGTGCTGTGGAAGAGGTAATAGAACAAGAACAACAAGAAGAGAAGCAAGAAGAACAGCAAGTGGAAGGAAAAATAGAAGAAGAGGAAAAAGAAGAACAAGAAGAACAAGAAGAGCAAGAGCAGGTAAGAACCGTCCCGTATAATAAATCATTTAAGGATATGAATAATGATGAAAAAATTCATTTTTTATTAAACCGCCCTCATTACATTCCGAAAGTAAGGTGTAGAATAAAAACAGCTACAGTTTCTTATGTTGGATCAATCATATCGTATCGTAATGGCATCGTATCTATTATGCCGCAAAATAGTATGAGAGATATTAGGTTGTCTATAGATGATATCCAATCGATTAGTATGGCCGGCTTTTAA
- the exsY gene encoding exosporium assembly protein ExsY, protein MSCNENKHHGSSHCVVDVVKFINELQDCSTTTCGSGCEIPFLGAHNTASVANTRPFILYTKTGEPFEAFAPSASLVGCRSPIFRVESVDDDSCAVLRVLSVVLGDSSPVPPTDDPICTFLAVPNARLVSTSTCITVDLSCFCAIQCLRDVTI, encoded by the coding sequence ATGAGTTGTAACGAAAATAAACACCATGGCTCTTCTCATTGTGTAGTTGACGTTGTAAAATTCATCAATGAATTACAAGATTGTTCTACAACAACGTGTGGATCTGGTTGTGAAATTCCATTTTTAGGTGCACACAATACTGCATCAGTAGCAAATACACGTCCTTTTATTTTATACACAAAAACTGGAGAACCTTTTGAAGCATTTGCACCATCTGCAAGCCTTGTTGGCTGCCGATCTCCAATTTTCCGTGTGGAAAGTGTAGATGATGATAGCTGTGCTGTACTACGTGTATTAAGTGTAGTATTAGGTGATAGCTCTCCTGTACCACCTACTGATGACCCAATTTGTACGTTTTTAGCTGTACCAAATGCAAGACTAGTATCGACATCTACTTGCATTACTGTTGATTTAAGCTGTTTCTGTGCGATTCAGTGCTTACGCGACGTTACTATCTAA
- a CDS encoding DUF1360 domain-containing protein, translating to MLFTSWLLFFIFALAAFRLTRLIVYDKITAFLRRPFIDELEITEPDGSVSTFTKVKGKGLRKWIGELLSCYWCTGVWVSAFLLVLYNWIPIVAEPLLALLAIAGAAAIIETITGYFMGE from the coding sequence ATGCTGTTTACAAGCTGGCTTTTATTTTTTATTTTCGCGTTAGCAGCCTTTAGGCTCACTCGTTTAATTGTTTATGATAAAATTACAGCCTTTTTGCGAAGACCATTTATTGATGAATTAGAGATTACGGAGCCAGATGGAAGTGTATCAACGTTTACAAAAGTGAAAGGTAAAGGATTAAGAAAGTGGATTGGCGAATTATTAAGCTGTTATTGGTGTACAGGTGTATGGGTTAGTGCTTTTTTATTAGTTTTATATAATTGGATTCCTATTGTTGCGGAGCCGTTACTTGCATTATTGGCTATTGCAGGAGCAGCAGCAATCATTGAAACGATTACAGGATATTTTATGGGAGAATAA
- the exsF gene encoding exosporium protein ExsF, whose amino-acid sequence MFSSDCEFTKIDCEAKPASTLPAFGFAFNASAPQFASLFTPLLLPSVSPNPNITVPVINDTVSVGDGIRILRAGIYQISYTLTISLDNAPVAPEAGRFFLSLNTPANIIPGSGTAVRSNVIGTGEVDVSSGVILINLNPGDLIQIVPVELIGTVDVRAAALTVAQIS is encoded by the coding sequence ATGTTCTCTTCTGATTGCGAATTTACTAAAATTGATTGTGAGGCAAAGCCAGCTAGTACACTACCTGCCTTCGGTTTTGCTTTCAACGCGTCTGCACCTCAGTTCGCTTCACTATTTACACCACTACTATTACCTAGCGTAAGTCCAAACCCAAATATTACTGTTCCAGTAATAAATGATACAGTAAGTGTTGGAGATGGCATTCGAATTCTACGAGCTGGTATTTATCAAATCAGTTATACATTAACGATTAGTCTTGATAACGCACCTGTAGCACCAGAAGCTGGTCGTTTCTTCTTATCATTAAATACGCCAGCTAACATTATTCCTGGATCAGGTACAGCGGTTCGTTCTAACGTTATTGGTACTGGTGAAGTAGACGTATCCAGCGGTGTTATTCTTATTAACTTAAATCCTGGTGACTTAATTCAAATTGTACCAGTTGAGTTAATTGGAACTGTAGACGTCCGTGCAGCAGCATTAACAGTTGCACAAATTAGCTAG
- the cotY gene encoding spore coat protein CotY, with protein sequence MSCNCNEDHHEHDCDFNCVSNVVRFIHELQECATTTCGSGCEVPFLGAHNTASVANTRPFILYTKAGAPFEAFAPSSSLTSCRSPIFRVESIDDDDCAVLRVLTVVLGDNSPVPPTDDPICTFLAVPNARLVSTSTCITVDLSCFCAIQCLRDVTI encoded by the coding sequence ATGAGCTGCAATTGTAACGAAGACCATCATGAACATGATTGTGATTTCAACTGTGTATCTAATGTCGTTCGCTTTATACATGAACTGCAAGAATGTGCAACGACAACATGTGGATCTGGTTGCGAAGTTCCATTTTTAGGAGCACATAACACTGCATCAGTAGCGAATACACGTCCTTTTATTTTATACACAAAAGCCGGAGCACCTTTTGAAGCATTTGCACCATCTTCAAGCCTTACTAGTTGCCGATCTCCAATTTTCCGCGTAGAAAGTATAGATGATGATGACTGTGCTGTATTACGTGTATTAACTGTAGTATTAGGTGATAACTCACCCGTACCACCTACTGATGACCCAATTTGTACGTTTTTAGCTGTACCAAATGCAAGATTAGTATCAACCTCTACTTGCATTACTGTTGATTTAAGTTGCTTCTGTGCTATTCAATGCTTACGCGATGTTACAATTTAA
- a CDS encoding ATP-dependent helicase: MTQEKFSQKSLTHADIPRATYHIPKTSTHLIMEEDVDAAYFRALEQQNVFLNEKQLEAVRTTEGPVLTLAGAGSGKTSVLTTRVGYLVNVKQVHPRNILLLTFTQKAAEEIRSRVAKLPGMNHAASSYVVAGTFHSVFLKLLRSQGYNQQILANEKHKQIMIKKILKELRLKDDYDAETMLAMISLEKNKLNRPKDVKAKTPVEQEFKEVYERFEEVKQRYNYIDFDDILLETYYMLENNAPLLTQLQQRFHYIEVDEFQDTSYAQYEIVKLLATPRNNLFIAGDDDQAIYGWRGASHQIILSFPKEFDNTTIIALNTNYRSNPFIVGLGNEVIKLNQERFDKELYSVREEGVQPFYARPATTLDEANQILQLIQEKVDSGDRNYKDFCLLYRTHSVSRSLLDQLTIHKIPFIKHGASQSFYEHSLIKPVLDHLRLVIEPFRLESLSNILPTMYIGRDDCISFIEREQWKYSEGRFPSLLHFLLLNPSLKPFQVKKVNERIDFIKFIKELEPKKALKEIIHGKGKYLEYLQSNDRSSFTMHKDIQEEMLEELMESATRFTDIPAYLQFIDEAIQGQKEMEALKTMPQKDAVSLMSIHNAKGLEFPCVFLLGASDGILPHTSSLKDANDRITETSEALEEERRLLYVAITRAKEELYISSPQFFRGKKLDISRFLYTVRKDLPEKTSTK, from the coding sequence ATGACACAAGAAAAATTTTCACAAAAATCGTTAACACACGCTGATATTCCGCGTGCGACATATCATATTCCGAAAACATCTACCCATTTAATTATGGAAGAAGATGTAGATGCGGCTTATTTCCGCGCTCTAGAACAACAAAATGTTTTTTTAAACGAAAAACAATTAGAAGCTGTGCGCACAACAGAAGGTCCTGTTCTTACACTAGCTGGTGCCGGAAGCGGGAAAACATCTGTTTTAACAACTCGCGTTGGTTATTTAGTAAATGTAAAACAAGTTCATCCACGAAATATTTTATTACTTACATTTACACAAAAAGCTGCTGAAGAAATCCGAAGTCGTGTTGCGAAGTTACCAGGTATGAATCATGCAGCAAGTAGCTACGTAGTCGCTGGTACATTCCACTCTGTTTTCTTAAAATTGCTTCGTAGTCAAGGGTATAATCAACAAATTTTAGCAAATGAAAAACATAAACAAATTATGATAAAGAAAATCTTAAAAGAATTGCGTTTAAAAGACGATTACGATGCTGAAACGATGCTCGCGATGATTTCACTTGAAAAAAACAAATTAAATCGTCCGAAAGATGTAAAAGCGAAAACACCAGTGGAACAAGAATTTAAAGAAGTATATGAACGTTTTGAAGAGGTAAAACAACGATACAATTATATTGATTTCGATGACATCTTATTGGAAACATATTATATGTTAGAAAATAATGCTCCTTTACTAACTCAATTACAACAACGTTTTCACTACATTGAAGTAGATGAGTTTCAAGATACATCCTATGCACAATATGAAATTGTAAAATTGTTAGCCACGCCAAGAAATAATTTGTTCATCGCAGGTGATGATGATCAAGCAATTTATGGCTGGCGAGGGGCAAGTCACCAAATTATTTTATCTTTTCCAAAAGAATTTGATAACACAACAATTATTGCACTAAATACGAATTATCGATCCAATCCCTTTATCGTCGGGCTTGGAAATGAAGTTATAAAATTAAATCAAGAACGTTTTGATAAAGAGCTATACTCCGTTCGCGAGGAAGGTGTACAACCTTTTTATGCACGACCTGCTACGACTCTTGATGAAGCAAATCAAATTTTACAGCTCATTCAAGAAAAAGTAGATAGCGGTGACCGAAACTATAAAGATTTTTGTTTACTGTATCGCACACATTCTGTAAGTCGTTCGTTACTTGATCAGCTTACCATTCATAAAATCCCGTTTATTAAACACGGGGCGAGCCAATCATTTTATGAACATTCTTTAATTAAGCCTGTATTAGATCATTTAAGACTCGTGATTGAGCCGTTTCGGCTAGAATCACTTTCAAACATATTGCCGACGATGTATATCGGACGTGATGACTGTATTTCATTTATTGAACGTGAACAATGGAAATATAGTGAGGGACGCTTCCCTTCTCTTCTTCATTTCTTACTATTAAATCCAAGCTTAAAACCTTTTCAAGTGAAAAAGGTAAATGAGCGCATCGATTTTATTAAGTTTATTAAAGAATTAGAACCGAAAAAAGCATTAAAAGAAATTATTCATGGTAAAGGAAAATATTTAGAGTACTTACAAAGTAACGATCGTTCTTCCTTTACGATGCATAAAGACATACAAGAAGAAATGTTGGAAGAATTAATGGAGTCTGCAACTCGTTTCACCGATATTCCAGCTTATTTACAATTTATCGACGAGGCGATTCAAGGTCAAAAAGAAATGGAAGCATTAAAAACAATGCCGCAAAAAGATGCCGTTTCACTTATGTCAATCCATAACGCAAAAGGCCTTGAATTTCCATGTGTCTTTTTACTTGGAGCGAGTGATGGAATCCTGCCCCATACTTCTTCTTTAAAAGATGCAAATGATCGTATTACGGAAACTTCTGAAGCGTTAGAAGAAGAACGCCGATTACTGTATGTCGCCATTACACGTGCAAAAGAAGAACTTTACATTTCTTCTCCGCAATTTTTCAGAGGAAAGAAATTAGATATATCTCGTTTTTTATATACTGTGCGAAAAGATTTACCTGAAAAGACATCCACTAAATAA
- a CDS encoding GNAT family N-acetyltransferase — protein sequence MHAQIVQTDEQLRDAFSVRKQVFVNEQRVSAEEEYDEFEETSTHVVIYDNDVPVGAGRFRTLDGIGKMERICVLGSHRKKGIGKIVMDALEAYAKENSLPKLKLHAQTHAEDFYKKLGYVTSSDVFMEANIPHVIMIKEL from the coding sequence TTGCACGCACAGATTGTACAAACGGACGAACAACTAAGAGATGCATTCTCTGTACGTAAACAAGTGTTTGTAAATGAACAACGTGTCTCTGCTGAAGAAGAGTACGATGAGTTTGAAGAAACTTCCACACACGTTGTTATATATGACAATGATGTTCCAGTTGGTGCTGGACGTTTTCGCACCCTTGATGGTATAGGAAAAATGGAACGCATTTGCGTGTTAGGTTCCCATCGTAAAAAAGGTATCGGAAAAATTGTTATGGATGCGCTTGAAGCGTATGCAAAGGAAAATTCGTTACCGAAATTGAAACTTCATGCTCAAACACATGCTGAAGATTTCTATAAAAAACTTGGATATGTAACAAGTTCTGATGTATTTATGGAAGCAAATATCCCGCACGTCATAATGATAAAAGAATTGTAA
- a CDS encoding YjcG family protein has protein sequence MKLGIVIFPSKMIQDKANGLRKRYDPHYALVPPHITLKTPFEAQDEQLESIVNELHTIASKTNPFTLHVGKVGSFAPVNNVLYFKVEKTPELTFLNEEMHSGLFTQEREYAFVPHLTIGQGLSDAEHADVLGRLRMKDFYYEQPIDRFHLLYQLENGTWTVHETFRLGKGNN, from the coding sequence ATGAAATTAGGCATTGTAATTTTTCCATCTAAAATGATTCAAGATAAAGCGAACGGATTGCGTAAACGTTATGACCCGCACTACGCATTAGTTCCACCACATATTACATTGAAAACACCCTTTGAGGCGCAAGATGAACAATTAGAGTCGATTGTAAACGAATTACATACAATCGCAAGTAAAACGAACCCTTTCACCCTTCATGTTGGGAAAGTTGGTTCATTCGCACCTGTTAATAACGTCCTTTACTTTAAAGTAGAAAAAACACCTGAACTTACTTTCTTAAATGAAGAAATGCATAGCGGGTTATTCACGCAAGAACGCGAATATGCTTTCGTACCTCATTTAACAATCGGACAAGGCTTATCAGATGCAGAGCATGCTGATGTTTTGGGCCGATTACGTATGAAAGATTTCTATTACGAACAGCCAATTGATCGTTTCCATCTTCTATATCAATTAGAAAATGGAACATGGACTGTACACGAAACATTCCGTCTTGGAAAGGGGAACAACTAA
- a CDS encoding alpha/beta hydrolase, producing MSQTIGRIEEISFYSASLQEDVTLLVYLPVNYTPLHKHTVVIAQDGRDYFQLGKAHRVIERLRETEEIDRTIIVGIPYKNVHDRKEKYFPNEVKNAAYIRFLAHELAPYIDENYPTYQMGKGRVLIGDSLGGTVSFMTALMYPHTFGKVVMQSPFVDETVMNLAKEFKDPQALELYHVIGTEETAVKRTDGQVSDFVGPNRELNKLLTDRNFITHYEEFEGNHTWKYWQTDLPKAFSHILAMK from the coding sequence ATGAGTCAAACAATAGGGAGAATTGAAGAAATTTCATTTTATAGCGCATCACTTCAAGAAGACGTTACACTTCTCGTTTATTTACCTGTAAATTACACACCACTGCACAAACATACAGTTGTAATTGCACAAGATGGTAGAGATTATTTTCAGCTCGGTAAAGCGCACCGTGTAATTGAGCGCCTTCGTGAAACCGAAGAAATTGACCGTACAATTATTGTCGGTATTCCATATAAAAATGTACATGATCGTAAAGAAAAATATTTCCCAAATGAAGTGAAAAATGCTGCATATATTCGTTTCCTTGCTCATGAACTTGCACCATACATTGATGAAAATTATCCAACGTACCAAATGGGAAAAGGTCGTGTTTTAATTGGTGATTCTCTTGGCGGAACAGTTTCCTTTATGACTGCACTTATGTATCCGCATACATTCGGTAAAGTCGTTATGCAATCACCATTTGTGGATGAGACAGTGATGAACTTAGCAAAAGAATTCAAAGATCCACAGGCGTTAGAACTGTATCACGTCATCGGTACAGAAGAAACGGCTGTAAAGCGTACTGATGGACAAGTATCGGATTTCGTAGGGCCGAACCGTGAGTTAAATAAGCTTCTTACGGATAGAAATTTCATCACGCATTACGAGGAGTTTGAAGGCAATCATACTTGGAAATATTGGCAAACTGATTTACCGAAAGCCTTCTCTCATATTCTAGCAATGAAATAA
- a CDS encoding DMT family transporter yields MKQEKSIALPLAISIIAISFAAVFVKMSSAPSSILSMYRLWIIVLIMLPIVWKKREEFNRIQMKDWGFLIGSGFFLALHFLLWFESLKHTTVASSTIILALQPIVSLVGGFFLFKERTTYSAIATMGIAILGVMCIGWGDLGLSKQAIYGDILSFLSVIAVVGYLFIGQTTVKKVSHWIYSFTVFAFAGLFMGIYNVILQVPFTGYTKWDWTVFLLLAVVPTVSHVINNWLLNYVNATTISMSILGEPVGASILAFFLLGEKLNAMQIIGSMLVLFGVSVFLLQQQKRTAKNVVNEPVYTQEL; encoded by the coding sequence TTGAAACAAGAAAAATCAATCGCACTACCATTGGCTATTTCTATAATTGCCATTTCCTTTGCAGCAGTTTTTGTAAAGATGTCCTCAGCACCATCTTCAATATTAAGTATGTACCGCTTATGGATTATCGTACTTATTATGCTGCCTATCGTATGGAAAAAAAGAGAGGAATTTAATAGGATTCAAATGAAAGATTGGGGCTTTTTAATTGGATCTGGTTTCTTTTTAGCACTTCATTTTCTTTTATGGTTTGAATCTTTAAAGCATACAACAGTTGCTAGTTCAACAATTATTTTGGCACTTCAACCGATCGTATCTTTAGTTGGAGGTTTTTTTCTGTTTAAAGAAAGAACAACATATTCAGCCATTGCAACGATGGGAATCGCTATTTTAGGGGTAATGTGCATTGGTTGGGGAGATTTAGGGTTAAGTAAGCAAGCAATTTATGGAGACATATTATCCTTTCTAAGTGTAATAGCAGTTGTCGGTTATTTATTTATCGGGCAAACGACAGTAAAGAAAGTATCACACTGGATTTATAGTTTTACAGTCTTTGCGTTCGCAGGTCTTTTTATGGGGATTTATAATGTCATATTACAAGTACCTTTTACAGGTTATACGAAATGGGATTGGACCGTTTTTCTTTTACTTGCGGTTGTGCCGACAGTGTCACATGTAATTAATAATTGGCTGTTAAATTATGTGAATGCAACGACGATTTCAATGAGTATTTTAGGAGAACCTGTTGGAGCATCTATACTTGCGTTCTTCTTACTTGGAGAAAAATTAAATGCAATGCAAATTATCGGTAGCATGCTCGTATTGTTTGGTGTATCTGTTTTCTTACTGCAGCAACAAAAACGTACAGCAAAAAACGTCGTAAACGAGCCGGTGTATACACAGGAATTATAG